Proteins encoded in a region of the Sphingomonas sp. HMP9 genome:
- a CDS encoding STAS/SEC14 domain-containing protein, with product MHTITTDLATGIIEVDASGFWTIEHVQDFLRDLEREGRRVLATGKRHTLLCNFSKSAIQPQEVIAMLQRVAVSMPLKSRKVALYTDGKLARLQVKRIASVRDDMAVFDDRKSAMAWILEDGVTG from the coding sequence ATGCACACGATCACGACCGATCTTGCGACGGGGATTATCGAGGTGGACGCGTCCGGCTTCTGGACGATCGAGCATGTCCAGGATTTCCTGCGCGACCTGGAGCGCGAGGGACGGCGCGTGCTGGCAACCGGCAAGCGGCATACGCTGCTGTGCAACTTCTCGAAGTCCGCGATCCAGCCGCAGGAGGTGATCGCGATGCTGCAACGCGTGGCCGTATCGATGCCGCTGAAGTCGCGCAAGGTCGCGCTGTATACCGATGGCAAGCTGGCGCGGCTGCAGGTGAAGCGGATCGCGTCTGTGCGCGACGACATGGCGGTGTTCGACGATCGGAAGTCGGCGATGGCTTGGATATTGGAGGATGGGGTTACCGGATAG